A single region of the Xiphias gladius isolate SHS-SW01 ecotype Sanya breed wild chromosome 17, ASM1685928v1, whole genome shotgun sequence genome encodes:
- the atp1b2b gene encoding sodium/potassium-transporting ATPase subunit beta-2b isoform X2, with product MAKDGDKSEWKEFIWNPRTREFLGRTASSWGLILLFYVVFYIFLAGLFALTMYVMLQTLDDHKPTWQDRLSTPGMVIRPKADETFEIVYNIKNTESWDMYTQTLDKFLTPYNNSIQVQKNDECTPDQYFLQEDSGDVKNNPKRSCQFNRTILEDCSGIDDRYYGYQEGKPCIIIKLNRVIGMLPGKNGQAPYVTCGAKRYRVGRDEWREDTDKIGEMIYFPPNGTFNLMYYPYYGKKAQVNYSQPLVAVKFLNITVNQDVNIECKINANNIPTGSERDKFAGRVSFKLRINTNN from the exons GCCTTATTCTTCTCTTCTATGTAGTTTTCTACATCTTCCTGGCCGGCTTGTTTGCACTCACCATGTATGTCATGCTGCAGACCTTGGACGACCACAAACCAACCTGGCAAGACAGGCTCTCCACACCAG GCATGGTGATTAGACCCAAAGCAGATGAAACCTTTGAGATTGTCTATAACATCAAGAACACTGAGAGCTGGGACATGTACACTCAGACCCTGGACAAGTTCCTGACAC CCTACAACAACTCCATCCAGGTCCAGAAAAATGACGAGTGCACCCCGGACCAGTACTTCCTGCAGGAGGACAGTGGCGATGTGAAGAACAACCCGAAGCGCTCCTGTCAGTTCAACCGCACCATCCTGGAGGACTGCTCTGGAATCGATGACCGTTACTATGGATACCAGGAGGGCAAGCCATGCATCATCATCAAGCTGAATCGG GTGATTGGGATGCTGCCAGGAAAGAATGGACAGGCTCCCTATGTTACCTGTGGTGCAAAG AGATACAGAGTTGGCAGAGATGAATGG AGAGAAGACACTGACAAAATTGGAGAGATGATCTACTTCCCTCCAAATGGCACTTTCAACCTTATGTACTACCCTTACTATGGCAAGAAAGCTCAG GTGAACTACTCTCAACCATTGGTTGCCGTCAAGTTCCTCAACATTACTGTCAATCAAGATGTCAACATCGAGTGCAAGATCAACGCCAACAACATTCCCACTGGAAGTGAAAGAGACAAGTTTGCTGGAAGAGTGTCCTTCAAGCTGAGGATCAACACTAATAACTAG